One genomic segment of Actinoplanes ianthinogenes includes these proteins:
- a CDS encoding GOLPH3/VPS74 family protein — MNLLGELLLLAYDDEGRKIHDSTRLDYGLGGALLLELALSGRIDVADKKVVVADASPTGDPFVDEALARIRDDGRSRKPGHWVTKFAKGTRQRVLDHLVSAEILRVEHGTVLWIFPRTTYPAAYGTEPVAETDARQRMRAAVLSDGAVDARTSALCSLVAATELDRKVFADLDRKRVRARLKQIGEGDWASAAVRKSIQEVQAAIMAGAIAATTAAAAGS, encoded by the coding sequence ATGAACCTTCTCGGGGAGCTGTTGCTGCTGGCGTACGACGACGAGGGTCGCAAGATCCACGACAGCACCCGCCTGGACTACGGCCTCGGCGGCGCGTTGTTGCTGGAACTGGCCCTGTCCGGCCGGATCGACGTGGCGGACAAGAAGGTCGTGGTCGCCGACGCGAGCCCGACCGGAGACCCGTTCGTGGACGAGGCGCTGGCGCGGATCCGCGACGACGGCCGCTCCCGCAAGCCCGGTCACTGGGTGACGAAGTTCGCAAAGGGGACGCGGCAACGTGTCTTGGATCACCTGGTTTCTGCCGAGATTCTGCGGGTCGAGCACGGAACGGTGCTCTGGATCTTCCCCCGGACGACGTATCCCGCGGCGTACGGGACGGAGCCGGTGGCCGAGACCGACGCGCGGCAGCGGATGCGGGCGGCGGTGCTGAGCGACGGGGCGGTGGATGCGCGTACGTCAGCTCTGTGCTCTCTGGTCGCCGCGACCGAGCTGGACCGCAAGGTCTTCGCGGACCTGGACCGCAAGCGGGTCCGGGCCCGGTTGAAGCAGATCGGCGAGGGCGACTGGGCGTCGGCCGCGGTGCGCAAGTCGATCCAGGAGGTGCAGGCCGCGATCATGGCGGGCGCGATCGCCGCCACCACGGCAGCGGCGGCCGGCTCCTGA
- a CDS encoding (Fe-S)-binding protein, with amino-acid sequence MGYAQIIATVLSVAVTVVAVALAVRAVLTITKVIRSGQPAPERFTDKGTRTKTLLKESVGHTRMLKWSAIGAAHWFVMFSFIILSSLVLEAYFEAVTPDGELPIIGHWAIFGFVTEWFGILGTIGILYLIFVRQRQKPGAVKRSRFLGSTMWQAYFVESIIVGVLVCGFLIRGLKVANDTFPYPVWAAPLSHAIGSVMPAWEDGPTWVALVKLLISMGWLITISLNPTMGVAWHRFLAFFNIFFKRSPEKPAGSGLGALKPMMSEGKPLDFEEADPEKDLFGVAQVEQFTWKGLLDFSTCTECGRCQSQCPAWNTAKPLSPKLLVLSLRDHAYAKAPYLLAGGGKDLTGEEKATEAQLAHMDVLALAEGNRPLIGGVDENGVIDPDVLWSCTTCGACVEQCPVDIEHIDHIVDMRRYQVLIESSFPSEAGVMLRNLENKGNPWGAPQNTREDWTKGLDFEVPRVGEVEDFDYLFWVGCAGAFEDRAKKTTRAVATLLHEAGVNYAILGEGETCTGDPARRIGNEFIFQMLAQQNVETLNEAFGDQKVKRIVATCPHCFNTLGNEYEQLGLKVEVVHHTQLLAHLVKEGKLTPVQPIEGDITYHDPCYLGRHNRVFDAPREVLGETGNLIEMPRNSERSFCCGAGGARMWMEERIGKRINVERTEEALATGAKTIAVGCPFCYTMIGDGVTGKGKQEEVEVVDVATVLLRSLKQEA; translated from the coding sequence ATGGGCTACGCGCAGATCATCGCCACCGTGCTGTCGGTGGCGGTCACGGTGGTGGCCGTCGCCCTCGCGGTGCGTGCCGTTCTCACGATCACCAAGGTGATCCGGTCCGGCCAGCCCGCGCCGGAGCGGTTCACCGACAAGGGCACCCGGACCAAGACCCTGCTCAAGGAGTCGGTCGGGCACACCCGGATGCTGAAGTGGTCCGCCATCGGCGCGGCCCACTGGTTCGTGATGTTCTCCTTCATCATCCTGTCGTCGCTGGTCCTCGAGGCGTATTTCGAGGCCGTGACGCCGGACGGTGAGCTGCCGATCATCGGCCACTGGGCGATCTTCGGGTTCGTCACCGAGTGGTTCGGGATCCTCGGCACGATCGGCATCCTCTACCTGATCTTCGTACGCCAGCGGCAGAAGCCGGGCGCGGTCAAGCGCAGCCGGTTCCTCGGCTCGACCATGTGGCAGGCGTACTTCGTCGAGTCGATCATCGTCGGCGTGCTGGTCTGCGGCTTCCTGATCCGCGGGCTCAAGGTCGCCAACGACACGTTCCCGTACCCGGTGTGGGCCGCCCCGCTGTCGCACGCGATCGGCAGCGTCATGCCCGCCTGGGAGGACGGCCCCACCTGGGTCGCGCTGGTGAAACTGCTCATCTCGATGGGCTGGCTGATCACCATCTCGCTGAACCCGACGATGGGCGTGGCCTGGCACCGCTTCCTGGCGTTCTTCAACATCTTCTTCAAGCGCAGCCCGGAGAAGCCGGCCGGTTCCGGCCTCGGCGCGCTGAAGCCGATGATGAGCGAGGGCAAGCCGCTCGACTTCGAGGAGGCCGACCCGGAGAAGGACCTGTTCGGTGTCGCCCAGGTCGAGCAGTTCACCTGGAAGGGCCTGCTCGACTTCTCCACCTGCACCGAGTGCGGCCGCTGCCAGTCGCAGTGCCCGGCGTGGAACACCGCCAAGCCGCTCTCGCCGAAACTGCTGGTGCTGTCGTTGCGCGACCACGCGTACGCAAAAGCCCCTTATCTTCTCGCCGGCGGCGGCAAGGACCTGACCGGCGAGGAGAAGGCCACCGAGGCCCAGCTCGCGCACATGGACGTGCTGGCGCTCGCCGAGGGCAACCGCCCGCTGATCGGCGGCGTCGACGAGAACGGCGTGATCGACCCGGACGTGCTCTGGTCCTGCACCACCTGCGGCGCCTGCGTCGAGCAGTGCCCGGTCGACATCGAGCACATCGACCACATCGTCGACATGCGGCGTTACCAGGTGCTGATCGAGTCGTCGTTCCCCAGCGAGGCCGGCGTCATGCTGCGCAACCTGGAGAACAAGGGCAACCCGTGGGGCGCCCCGCAGAACACCCGCGAGGACTGGACCAAGGGCCTGGACTTCGAGGTGCCGCGGGTCGGCGAGGTCGAGGACTTCGACTACCTGTTCTGGGTCGGCTGCGCCGGCGCGTTCGAGGACCGGGCCAAGAAGACCACTCGCGCGGTGGCCACGCTGCTGCACGAGGCCGGGGTCAACTACGCGATCCTGGGCGAGGGCGAGACCTGCACCGGCGACCCGGCGCGGCGGATCGGCAACGAGTTCATCTTCCAGATGCTCGCCCAGCAGAACGTCGAGACCCTCAACGAGGCGTTCGGCGACCAGAAGGTCAAGCGGATCGTCGCGACCTGCCCGCACTGCTTCAACACGCTCGGCAACGAGTACGAGCAGCTCGGCCTGAAGGTCGAGGTCGTGCACCACACGCAGCTGCTGGCCCACCTGGTCAAGGAGGGCAAGCTCACCCCGGTCCAGCCGATCGAGGGCGACATCACCTATCACGACCCGTGCTACCTCGGCCGGCACAACCGGGTCTTCGACGCGCCCCGCGAGGTCCTCGGCGAGACCGGCAACCTCATCGAGATGCCGCGTAACTCCGAGCGCTCCTTCTGCTGCGGCGCCGGCGGCGCCCGGATGTGGATGGAGGAGCGGATCGGCAAGCGGATCAACGTCGAGCGGACCGAGGAAGCCCTCGCGACCGGCGCGAAGACGATCGCGGTGGGCTGCCCGTTCTGCTACACGATGATCGGCGACGGCGTGACCGGCAAGGGCAAGCAGGAAGAGGTCGAGGTGGTCGACGTGGCCACCGTGCTGCTCCGCTCGCTCAAGCAGGAAGCCTGA
- a CDS encoding DUF881 domain-containing protein encodes MAFQGGRDGASWQLALRRAARGLSPRRGGRRTIWSVGVPLIALAAGLLFTTSATTADGTALRDDRRPQLAQLIADKRDRLADSEKRAAALRAEVDAEAARLAEVDTPVKDARQRADAIREPAGFTALHGPGLTVTLNDSPRRGSDFGDNAPDNDDLVVHQGDVQAVVNAMWAGGAEAMTIMNVRVISTSAVRCVGNTLLLHNQVFSPPFKITAIGEPTALHRALESAEGVRQFREAVADFGLGYAERNEKDVTVPAYDGSTDLRSAQAAQ; translated from the coding sequence GTGGCTTTTCAAGGTGGACGCGACGGCGCCTCCTGGCAGCTCGCGCTGCGGCGCGCGGCCCGCGGGCTGAGTCCACGCCGCGGTGGCCGGCGGACCATCTGGTCCGTCGGGGTACCGCTGATCGCGCTGGCCGCGGGCCTGCTCTTCACCACGTCCGCGACGACCGCCGACGGCACGGCGCTGCGCGACGACCGGCGGCCGCAACTGGCCCAGTTGATCGCCGACAAGCGGGACCGCCTCGCCGACAGCGAAAAACGCGCGGCCGCGCTCCGGGCCGAGGTCGACGCCGAGGCGGCCCGGCTCGCCGAGGTGGACACCCCGGTCAAGGACGCCCGCCAGCGCGCCGACGCGATCCGCGAGCCGGCCGGGTTCACCGCCCTGCACGGCCCCGGCCTCACGGTCACGCTGAACGACTCACCGCGGCGCGGATCCGACTTCGGCGACAACGCTCCGGACAACGACGATCTGGTCGTTCACCAGGGCGATGTCCAGGCCGTCGTGAACGCGATGTGGGCCGGCGGCGCCGAGGCCATGACGATCATGAATGTGCGGGTGATCAGCACCAGCGCGGTACGCTGTGTCGGCAACACGCTGCTCCTTCACAACCAGGTTTTCTCCCCGCCCTTCAAGATCACGGCAATCGGCGAACCCACAGCGCTGCATCGTGCGTTGGAGTCCGCAGAAGGAGTCAGACAGTTCCGTGAGGCCGTCGCCGACTTCGGGCTCGGTTATGCGGAAAGGAACGAAAAGGACGTGACAGTGCCGGCGTACGACGGGTCGACCGACCTCCGATCCGCACAGGCTGCCCAGTGA
- a CDS encoding class E sortase — protein MGSKNTRWASNEPLEEIAAIASETQVIRTIDAPTGVLPTLPPGAPLPGKLAALPPGGAAQAAREAAGPDVVVGAASLTDVPATPDETGEITPAEPPKRGEKVVKLRPEQTGEGYKSVYSELTRPSRLRSGIRGAGELMITFGLIVLLFAGYEVFGNSAEVQAEQDHLAQELDQAWADPTVAPTSTVKGPAAPGEALVGRLYIPKLDKEWVVVNGVRPQDIKYAPGHYPETAKPGQIGNFSVAGHRIKKIFWRLDELKPGDVIGVETRDSWYVYQVTGHQVVTPNQVEVVAPVPNKPGETPTKALLTLTTCNPKFNNYQRLVVHAELVKTVPRDQTKADAGMPAEMKTKA, from the coding sequence ATGGGTTCGAAGAACACCCGCTGGGCCAGCAACGAGCCGCTCGAGGAGATCGCCGCGATCGCCTCCGAGACCCAGGTCATCCGGACGATCGACGCACCCACCGGGGTGCTCCCCACGCTGCCGCCGGGCGCGCCACTACCCGGCAAGCTGGCCGCCCTGCCGCCCGGTGGCGCGGCCCAGGCCGCCCGCGAGGCCGCCGGCCCGGACGTCGTGGTCGGCGCCGCCTCGCTCACGGACGTCCCGGCGACCCCGGACGAGACCGGCGAGATCACGCCCGCCGAGCCGCCGAAACGCGGGGAGAAGGTGGTCAAGCTCCGCCCGGAGCAGACCGGCGAGGGCTACAAGAGCGTCTACTCCGAGCTGACCCGGCCCTCCCGGCTGCGCAGCGGCATCCGCGGCGCCGGCGAGCTGATGATCACTTTCGGTCTGATCGTGCTGCTCTTCGCGGGCTACGAGGTCTTCGGCAACTCCGCCGAGGTGCAGGCCGAACAGGACCACCTGGCTCAGGAGCTGGACCAGGCCTGGGCCGACCCGACCGTCGCGCCGACGTCGACGGTGAAGGGCCCGGCCGCGCCCGGCGAGGCCCTGGTCGGCCGGCTCTACATCCCGAAACTGGACAAGGAGTGGGTGGTCGTCAACGGTGTCCGCCCGCAGGACATCAAGTACGCCCCGGGCCACTACCCGGAGACCGCCAAACCCGGCCAGATCGGCAACTTCTCGGTGGCCGGCCACCGGATCAAGAAGATCTTCTGGCGGCTGGACGAGCTGAAGCCCGGCGACGTGATCGGTGTGGAGACCCGCGACAGCTGGTACGTCTACCAGGTCACCGGCCACCAGGTCGTCACGCCCAACCAGGTCGAGGTGGTCGCCCCGGTGCCCAACAAGCCGGGTGAGACCCCGACCAAGGCGCTGCTCACGCTGACCACCTGCAACCCGAAGTTCAACAACTACCAGCGGCTGGTCGTGCACGCGGAGCTCGTGAAGACGGTGCCGCGGGATCAGACCAAGGCGGACGCCGGCATGCCGGCCGAGATGAAGACGAAGGCCTAG
- a CDS encoding cell division protein CrgA, whose protein sequence is MPKSQVRKKKVYTPPSDIRPAVAAASKKPSPVWLPATAVTLIVVGIAWLVIYYLSSQEYPVESWRYWNLAVGFGCMVASLGILSRWR, encoded by the coding sequence GTGCCCAAGTCGCAGGTTCGTAAGAAGAAGGTCTACACGCCGCCCTCGGACATCCGTCCCGCGGTCGCGGCGGCGTCCAAGAAGCCGAGCCCGGTCTGGCTGCCCGCCACCGCGGTGACCCTCATCGTGGTCGGCATCGCCTGGCTGGTCATCTACTACCTGTCCTCCCAGGAGTACCCGGTGGAGAGCTGGCGGTATTGGAACCTGGCGGTCGGTTTCGGCTGCATGGTGGCCTCGCTGGGCATTCTCTCCCGCTGGCGCTGA